One Egicoccus halophilus genomic region harbors:
- the tsaE gene encoding tRNA (adenosine(37)-N6)-threonylcarbamoyltransferase complex ATPase subunit type 1 TsaE: MSSDLLLRSTSPEQTRALAAVVATELRPGDVVALSGDLGAGKTCFVQGAARGLGVTGRVTSPTFTLVRTHLDGRVPVVHADVYRLDRLQDVLDLGDDVLAPDAVTFVEWGDAVTPLLPDDRLEVELSLAGGSDPAVDAVEGDRLVRLTAVGARWPSRLDALADGCAPWREEG, from the coding sequence GTGTCGTCCGACCTGCTGCTGCGCTCCACCTCCCCGGAGCAGACCCGCGCGTTGGCCGCCGTGGTCGCCACCGAGCTGCGGCCCGGCGACGTGGTGGCGCTCAGTGGTGACCTCGGCGCCGGCAAGACGTGCTTCGTGCAGGGTGCGGCCCGTGGCCTGGGTGTCACTGGCCGGGTGACCTCACCGACCTTCACGCTGGTGCGCACGCATCTCGACGGGCGGGTGCCGGTGGTCCACGCCGACGTCTACCGACTCGACCGCCTGCAGGACGTGCTCGATCTCGGCGACGACGTGCTGGCCCCCGACGCCGTCACGTTCGTCGAGTGGGGGGACGCCGTGACGCCGTTGCTGCCCGACGACCGGCTGGAGGTCGAGTTGTCGCTGGCCGGCGGGAGCGACCCGGCCGTCGACGCCGTCGAGGGCGACCGGCTCGTGCGGCTCACCGCCGTCGGCGCACGGTGGCCGTCGCGGCTGGACGCGCTCGCCGACGGGTGTGCGCCCTGGCGCGAGGAAGGCTGA
- a CDS encoding uracil-DNA glycosylase, with protein MGSDLTAPANASPARLKRELERAVRACTACGLHQGRTTPVVGEGSFDARLMIVGSKPRRHEDLQGRPFAGGTGNVLDQAMQVAGLARSDVYLTTLVKCRPEDDRPASTHEVEACGQLFRAQLQLVRPEVVVALGSFAASVLLRRPVSIERVAGYRLDVQGVTLIPTYHPADAVRGVPQAAVTLRRDLSAAKAVLDGRLPTGAQTLAELRSRTAVGS; from the coding sequence GTGGGCAGCGATCTGACGGCGCCGGCGAACGCCTCGCCGGCACGGCTGAAGCGGGAACTCGAGCGAGCGGTCCGGGCGTGCACCGCCTGTGGGCTCCACCAGGGGCGGACGACACCGGTGGTCGGGGAGGGCTCCTTCGACGCCCGCCTGATGATCGTCGGCTCCAAGCCACGCCGACACGAGGACCTGCAGGGCAGACCGTTCGCCGGGGGCACCGGGAACGTGCTCGACCAGGCGATGCAGGTCGCCGGCCTGGCCCGGTCGGACGTCTACCTGACCACGTTGGTGAAGTGTCGACCCGAGGACGACCGGCCGGCGAGCACGCACGAGGTCGAGGCCTGTGGGCAGCTGTTCCGTGCCCAGCTCCAGCTGGTACGACCCGAGGTCGTCGTCGCCCTCGGGTCGTTCGCTGCCAGCGTGCTGTTGCGGCGTCCGGTCTCGATCGAGCGCGTGGCCGGCTACCGTCTCGACGTCCAGGGCGTGACGCTGATCCCGACCTACCATCCGGCCGACGCGGTCCGGGGTGTGCCGCAGGCCGCGGTGACGCTCCGCCGTGACCTCTCCGCCGCCAAGGCGGTGCTCGACGGACGGTTGCCGACCGGCGCGCAGACCCTGGCCGAGCTGCGGTCGAGGACGGCCGTCGGCTCGTGA
- the glmS gene encoding glutamine--fructose-6-phosphate transaminase (isomerizing): MCGIIGITGRDDAVDGILAGLTRLEYRGYDSAGVVVRDGDELLVTKRAGKLDNLKSALADEPTSGRVGIGHTRWATHGAPNDANAHPHLGPTGRVAVVHNGILENYQALRAELDGATFASDTDSEVAAHLVERELDAMDTPDLFEAVRRTVARLEGAYSLCFVALDDPDTIVVAKFEAPLIVAAADGVGYCASDVAALIEHTKDVAALLDGQLARITPDGVEVRDLAGNPAEPHRYTVDWDLSAAEKQGYDTFMLKEIHEQPRAVADTLLGRFDEGRLHLDELQTDEREFGRVDKVFVLACGTSRYAGMVAKYAIEHWAGIPCEVEEASEFRYRDPILDPHTLVIAISQSGETTDTIAAALHARDQRAPVIALCNIVGSTLAREADGVLYTHAGLEVAVASTKAFTTQIVGGLLLALYLAQQRGRMYGSEIEDILGRLQQIPSALEQVLELDGEIRQLAEQYQAVPYTMFIGRHVGLPIAYEGALKLKEISYLHAEAFAAGEMKHGPIALIEDGSLVVALAAAGHVFGKMVSNIQEVRARGASVLAIGTEGSTADLKANADHVLTLPEAPHELAGPILSVVPLQLFAYHIATLRGEDVDQPRNLAKTVTVE, from the coding sequence ATGTGCGGCATCATCGGCATCACCGGACGCGACGACGCGGTCGACGGCATCCTCGCCGGGCTGACCCGGCTGGAGTACCGCGGCTACGACTCGGCCGGCGTGGTGGTGCGCGACGGTGACGAGCTGCTGGTGACCAAGCGGGCCGGCAAGCTCGACAACCTCAAGAGCGCGCTCGCCGACGAGCCCACGAGCGGTCGGGTCGGCATCGGCCACACGCGGTGGGCGACCCACGGCGCCCCCAACGACGCCAACGCCCACCCGCACCTCGGCCCGACCGGCCGGGTCGCCGTGGTGCACAACGGCATCCTCGAGAACTATCAGGCCCTGAGGGCCGAGCTCGACGGGGCGACGTTCGCGTCCGACACCGACAGCGAGGTCGCCGCCCACCTCGTCGAGCGCGAACTCGACGCGATGGACACCCCGGACCTGTTCGAGGCGGTCCGGCGCACCGTCGCCCGCCTCGAGGGCGCGTACTCGCTGTGCTTCGTCGCGCTCGACGACCCGGACACGATCGTGGTGGCCAAGTTCGAGGCGCCCCTGATCGTCGCCGCCGCCGACGGGGTCGGCTACTGCGCCTCCGACGTCGCCGCGCTGATCGAGCACACCAAGGACGTCGCGGCGCTGCTCGACGGTCAGCTCGCCCGGATCACCCCCGACGGGGTCGAGGTGCGCGATCTCGCGGGCAACCCGGCCGAGCCCCACCGCTACACGGTCGACTGGGACCTCTCGGCCGCCGAGAAGCAGGGCTACGACACCTTCATGCTCAAGGAGATCCACGAGCAGCCCAGGGCGGTGGCCGACACGTTGCTGGGGCGCTTCGACGAGGGGCGGCTCCATCTCGACGAGCTGCAGACCGACGAGCGCGAGTTCGGTCGTGTCGACAAGGTGTTCGTGCTCGCCTGCGGCACCTCGCGGTACGCCGGCATGGTTGCCAAGTACGCCATCGAGCACTGGGCCGGCATCCCGTGCGAGGTGGAGGAGGCCAGCGAGTTCCGCTACCGCGACCCGATCCTGGACCCGCACACGCTCGTGATCGCGATCTCGCAGTCGGGCGAGACCACCGACACCATCGCCGCCGCCCTGCACGCCAGGGACCAGCGTGCCCCGGTGATCGCGCTGTGCAACATCGTCGGATCGACGCTGGCGCGCGAGGCGGACGGCGTGCTCTACACCCATGCCGGGCTCGAGGTCGCGGTCGCCTCGACCAAGGCCTTCACGACCCAGATCGTCGGTGGGCTGCTGCTGGCGCTCTACCTCGCCCAACAGCGCGGGCGGATGTACGGCTCGGAGATCGAGGACATCCTCGGCCGTCTGCAGCAGATCCCCTCCGCGCTCGAGCAGGTGCTGGAGCTCGACGGGGAGATCCGGCAGCTCGCCGAGCAGTACCAGGCCGTCCCGTACACGATGTTCATCGGCCGCCACGTCGGCCTGCCGATCGCCTACGAGGGCGCGCTCAAGCTCAAGGAGATCAGCTACCTGCACGCCGAGGCGTTCGCCGCCGGCGAGATGAAGCACGGCCCGATCGCGCTGATCGAGGACGGCTCGCTGGTCGTCGCGCTGGCCGCGGCGGGACACGTGTTCGGCAAGATGGTCTCCAACATCCAGGAGGTCCGCGCCCGCGGTGCCAGCGTGCTCGCCATCGGGACCGAGGGATCGACCGCCGACCTGAAGGCCAACGCCGACCACGTGCTCACCCTGCCCGAGGCGCCGCACGAGCTGGCGGGACCGATCCTGTCGGTGGTGCCGTTGCAGTTGTTCGCCTACCACATCGCCACGTTGCGGGGTGAGGACGTCGACCAGCCGCGGAACCTCGCCAAGACGGTCACGGTCGAGTGA
- a CDS encoding sensor domain-containing diguanylate cyclase, which produces MARRTSLGLVLAGVLWATAQVVLPASVAGVVYLAGGVMALVALGSALRWRPLVRRGAWVTLTLAIATSVVADVVWETYARLGLDPFPSLADVFYLAAYPLYGLALWLLGRRGRVADRGVLTDALILGLAGMVLGWTYVLAPLATGSDVRLLERLVTLSYPVGDLVLLPLIARLVFAHGARIRAHLLVLLALLVLLVADVLFTVDVLADAYAGGLLDGLWVLSYLLIAAAAWHPSAAEEPPPLAPIDVVSRRRLGALAAASVLAPVLLLVHDPPRTSVGWVAGVASILLFLLVVRRMSILVSQVDEQARELDRLSRTDALTGAANRRALDEELEHALARYERDRRPLAFALLDLDRFKDFNDTYGHPSGDALLQDAVQRWTAELREVDLLARYGGEEFAVLLPGCDAEAAQIAVARLRAVVPGDQTCSAGIALARPGVALSRLVRQADDALYEAKRRGRDRAVLAGSGPGDRPATAPTADPAQGSGPTTR; this is translated from the coding sequence ATGGCCAGGCGCACGTCGCTGGGGCTCGTGCTCGCCGGCGTCCTGTGGGCGACGGCCCAGGTGGTGCTGCCCGCGTCCGTGGCCGGCGTGGTCTACCTCGCCGGCGGTGTCATGGCGCTGGTCGCGCTGGGCTCGGCACTGCGGTGGCGACCGCTGGTACGCCGCGGCGCGTGGGTGACCCTGACGCTGGCGATCGCGACTTCGGTCGTCGCCGACGTCGTCTGGGAGACCTACGCCCGCCTCGGGCTGGACCCGTTCCCGTCGCTGGCCGACGTGTTCTACCTCGCCGCCTACCCGCTGTACGGGCTGGCGCTGTGGTTGCTCGGGCGGCGCGGCCGGGTGGCGGACCGGGGCGTGCTCACCGACGCGTTGATCCTCGGCCTCGCCGGCATGGTGCTCGGCTGGACCTACGTGCTCGCGCCGCTGGCGACGGGCAGCGACGTGCGCCTGCTCGAGCGCCTGGTGACTCTGTCCTACCCGGTCGGTGACCTGGTGCTGCTGCCGTTGATCGCCCGGCTGGTGTTCGCCCACGGCGCGCGCATCCGGGCCCACCTGCTGGTCCTGCTCGCGCTGCTGGTGCTGCTCGTCGCCGACGTGCTGTTCACGGTCGACGTGCTCGCCGACGCCTACGCCGGCGGACTGCTCGACGGACTGTGGGTGCTGTCCTATCTGCTGATCGCGGCCGCTGCCTGGCACCCCTCTGCGGCCGAAGAGCCCCCACCGCTGGCGCCCATCGACGTCGTGTCCCGGCGCCGGCTGGGCGCGCTGGCCGCGGCCAGCGTCCTGGCGCCGGTCCTGTTGCTGGTGCACGACCCGCCACGCACCTCGGTGGGGTGGGTGGCCGGTGTGGCCTCGATCCTGCTGTTCCTGCTGGTCGTCCGCCGCATGTCGATCCTGGTCAGCCAGGTCGACGAGCAGGCACGCGAGCTCGACCGCCTCTCCCGGACCGACGCACTGACCGGTGCCGCCAACCGACGAGCGCTCGACGAGGAGCTCGAGCACGCGCTGGCCCGCTACGAGCGTGACCGACGGCCGCTCGCCTTCGCCCTGCTCGACCTCGACCGGTTCAAGGACTTCAACGACACCTACGGCCATCCGAGCGGCGACGCGCTGCTGCAGGACGCGGTGCAACGGTGGACCGCCGAGCTGCGCGAGGTCGACCTGCTCGCCCGCTACGGCGGGGAGGAGTTCGCCGTGCTGCTCCCCGGCTGCGACGCCGAGGCGGCCCAGATCGCCGTCGCACGCCTGCGTGCGGTGGTCCCCGGTGACCAGACGTGTTCCGCCGGCATCGCGCTGGCACGCCCGGGTGTCGCGCTCAGCCGGCTCGTGCGCCAGGCCGACGACGCCCTCTACGAGGCGAAGCGCCGCGGACGCGACCGCGCCGTGCTCGCCGGGTCCGGACCAGGCGACCGCCCGGCGACCGCGCCGACGGCCGATCCGGCTCAGGGCAGCGGGCCCACCACGCGGTAG
- a CDS encoding LLM class flavin-dependent oxidoreductase gives MASRGVALGGPYAFLRELAKQVEAKGFDAAWVSETTQNATIQAAVLAQATSRIDIGTNITLAFPRSPVITAMEAWDLNEVTGDRFVVGLGSQVKRIIEERFSADFDRPAKRMAEYVQAMQTAWRMERGEDVTFEGEIYRVLRPGLGGRGRASERALPRVYVAAVGPLMTRAAASYADGLLGHPFTSDRYLTGDVLPRVDEALAAAGRDRDAFTICQGVILCIADDREVAVREAKQQIAFYGTTPNYQAVFASYGDEELTDRLRAVWRDTDRDLDAMVAAVPDEAVERYAVAGTPEEVRDRLSAIEAHVDHVILGGAWYGVSPQRLAENLWAILETFGTG, from the coding sequence ATGGCGAGCAGAGGTGTGGCGCTCGGTGGGCCGTACGCGTTCCTGCGCGAGCTCGCGAAGCAGGTCGAGGCGAAGGGCTTCGACGCGGCCTGGGTGTCGGAGACGACCCAGAACGCCACCATCCAGGCCGCCGTGCTGGCGCAGGCGACGTCGCGGATCGACATCGGCACCAACATCACGTTGGCGTTCCCCCGCTCGCCGGTGATCACCGCGATGGAGGCCTGGGACCTCAACGAGGTGACCGGCGACCGCTTCGTGGTCGGTCTCGGCAGTCAGGTCAAGCGCATCATCGAGGAGCGCTTCTCGGCCGACTTCGACCGTCCGGCCAAGCGCATGGCCGAGTACGTGCAGGCGATGCAGACCGCCTGGCGGATGGAGCGGGGGGAGGACGTCACCTTCGAGGGGGAGATCTACCGCGTGCTGCGGCCCGGGCTCGGCGGTCGGGGCCGCGCGTCGGAGCGCGCGCTGCCGCGGGTCTACGTGGCCGCGGTCGGTCCCCTGATGACCCGGGCCGCCGCGTCGTACGCCGACGGGTTGCTCGGGCACCCGTTCACCTCCGACCGGTACCTGACCGGGGACGTGCTGCCCCGGGTCGACGAGGCCCTGGCCGCCGCCGGTCGTGACCGGGACGCGTTCACGATCTGCCAGGGGGTGATCCTGTGCATCGCGGACGACCGCGAGGTCGCGGTGCGGGAGGCGAAGCAGCAGATCGCCTTCTACGGCACGACTCCCAACTACCAGGCGGTGTTCGCCTCCTACGGTGACGAGGAGCTGACCGACCGGCTGCGTGCGGTCTGGCGCGACACCGACCGCGACCTCGACGCGATGGTCGCGGCGGTGCCCGACGAGGCGGTGGAGCGCTACGCGGTCGCCGGCACCCCCGAGGAGGTCCGCGACCGGCTGTCGGCGATCGAGGCGCACGTCGACCACGTGATCCTCGGTGGCGCCTGGTACGGCGTGTCCCCGCAGCGCCTGGCCGAGAACCTGTGGGCGATCCTCGAGACCTTCGGTACCGGCTGA
- a CDS encoding polysaccharide pyruvyl transferase family protein → MKVLVAGWIGSTNLGDELVFAGLRALLRPSGVQLSAISVDPGATRRDHGVGAVGHLDAPTLVRAIDEADAVVFGGGGLLQDDSSALNLPYHLSRLALARVRGTPYAVVGLGVGGLSTSSGRRLARLAMRPAVGLAVRDEDSRRLLETIGVPSATVAADLAFALPTPAVAVSPGDHLAVCLRPWSADRARRPAAAQRGTIAEEHLDALARALDEAASATGLGIEFVALQADRDDAVHARVAERMRTPSTRVTPSSGELVPTIAGARAVVAMRYHGGVAATLAGVPSVLIGYAPKVDALAHELGAGGKVLAWDPRDLADVPAALEAVLPHQRAVTRTRADLQARQAGNRVVLDRLLEAAARPR, encoded by the coding sequence ATGAAGGTGCTGGTGGCCGGCTGGATCGGCTCGACCAACCTCGGCGACGAACTGGTGTTCGCGGGCCTGCGCGCCCTGTTGCGCCCCTCGGGGGTGCAGCTCTCGGCGATCTCGGTCGATCCCGGGGCGACCCGACGCGACCACGGCGTCGGTGCCGTCGGCCACCTCGACGCGCCGACGCTCGTGCGCGCGATCGACGAGGCCGATGCGGTCGTGTTCGGCGGCGGGGGTCTGCTGCAGGACGACTCGAGTGCTCTGAACCTCCCGTACCACCTGTCGCGCCTCGCACTCGCGCGGGTGCGAGGCACGCCGTACGCGGTGGTCGGGCTCGGCGTCGGCGGCCTGTCCACGTCGTCGGGCCGGCGACTCGCACGGCTCGCGATGCGCCCGGCGGTCGGACTCGCGGTGCGTGACGAGGACAGCCGGCGACTGCTCGAGACGATCGGTGTGCCGTCGGCGACCGTCGCCGCCGACCTCGCGTTCGCCCTGCCGACGCCCGCGGTCGCGGTCTCGCCCGGCGACCACCTGGCGGTCTGCCTGCGACCGTGGAGCGCGGACCGTGCCCGACGACCGGCCGCCGCGCAGCGTGGCACCATCGCCGAGGAGCACCTCGACGCGCTCGCCCGTGCGCTGGACGAGGCGGCGAGCGCGACCGGCCTCGGCATCGAGTTCGTCGCGCTCCAGGCGGACCGCGACGACGCGGTCCACGCCCGGGTCGCCGAACGGATGCGGACCCCGTCGACGCGCGTGACGCCGTCGTCGGGTGAGCTCGTGCCGACGATCGCGGGCGCACGGGCCGTCGTGGCCATGCGCTACCACGGTGGGGTCGCCGCCACGCTCGCCGGGGTGCCATCGGTGCTGATCGGGTATGCACCGAAGGTCGATGCGCTGGCCCACGAGCTCGGGGCGGGCGGCAAGGTGCTGGCCTGGGACCCGCGCGACCTCGCCGACGTGCCCGCGGCCCTCGAGGCCGTCCTGCCCCACCAGCGGGCGGTCACCCGGACCCGCGCGGACCTGCAGGCCCGGCAGGCCGGGAACCGGGTCGTCCTCGATCGGCTGCTGGAGGCCGCCGCCCGCCCGCGCTGA
- a CDS encoding P1 family peptidase codes for MALGVDGVRVGTWTAPGGVSGCTVVLPPPGTVGAIAVRGAAPGTREAAALGPAGKVTVCSGIVLAGGSAFGLAAADGAMRWLEERGIGHALGAGVVVPIVGAAIVLDEAVLVPAARPGPEAGYAACDAAVDADPSEGGVGAGAGCTVAKVAGLAHAWRSGQGVAVRRAAGVSVGALVVNNAVGEVLAEDGTWLARARVADDVVRWPVNGRALGTGEAGDEVGPSTNTVIGCIVTDARLTKAEAHRVADLGHSGLARTLRPAHTDADGDALFCLATGARDATVDLVAALAADAVADAVRRGPLTASGRGDLPGLADR; via the coding sequence ATGGCACTGGGTGTCGACGGGGTACGGGTCGGGACGTGGACGGCACCGGGAGGCGTCTCCGGCTGCACGGTGGTGCTGCCCCCACCGGGCACCGTGGGCGCGATCGCGGTGCGCGGTGCGGCACCGGGGACGCGGGAGGCGGCCGCACTCGGGCCGGCGGGGAAGGTGACGGTCTGCTCCGGGATCGTGCTCGCCGGCGGGTCGGCCTTCGGCCTCGCCGCTGCCGACGGGGCGATGCGCTGGCTGGAGGAGCGCGGCATCGGTCACGCCCTCGGCGCGGGGGTGGTCGTGCCGATCGTCGGTGCGGCGATCGTCCTCGACGAAGCGGTGCTGGTACCCGCCGCCCGCCCCGGCCCGGAGGCGGGGTACGCCGCCTGTGACGCCGCGGTGGACGCCGACCCGTCGGAGGGCGGCGTCGGCGCCGGTGCCGGGTGCACCGTGGCGAAGGTGGCCGGACTCGCCCACGCGTGGCGGAGCGGTCAGGGTGTCGCCGTGCGTCGCGCCGCCGGCGTGAGCGTCGGCGCGCTCGTGGTGAACAACGCCGTCGGCGAGGTGCTCGCCGAGGACGGAACCTGGCTGGCGCGGGCCCGGGTCGCCGACGACGTCGTGCGCTGGCCGGTGAACGGCCGGGCGCTGGGGACCGGGGAGGCCGGGGACGAGGTCGGTCCGAGCACGAACACCGTGATCGGCTGCATCGTGACCGACGCCCGGTTGACGAAGGCCGAGGCCCATCGGGTGGCCGACCTCGGCCACTCCGGACTGGCCCGGACGCTGCGACCGGCCCACACCGACGCCGACGGCGACGCGCTGTTCTGCCTGGCCACGGGTGCCCGGGACGCCACCGTCGACCTCGTCGCCGCGCTCGCGGCCGACGCCGTGGCCGACGCGGTGCGCCGGGGGCCGTTGACCGCGAGCGGCCGGGGCGACCTCCCTGGGCTCGCGGACCGCTGA
- a CDS encoding NAD(P)H-hydrate dehydratase, with amino-acid sequence MSLPPLSGVAAVVESTADVVPLLDAAAARAGDQAAVAAGDTWSGLMERAGGHLARGVTRLAGRGYGLRVVILVGKGDNGGDGWVAARRLAERGAQARVVSTHPADEPLSDASASARDRWLAAGGRVSWELADLAPALARADVAVDALLGTGASGAPRGAVGDATAALRRARDAGVPVVACDVPSGVGADDGAAPDGAVVADLTVTFGGLKRGLLLHPGAAHAGRVVIGDLGPGYVPPTGTWTALSARGAAPPRLGAAADKRERGVVLVVAGALGTAGAAALSSAGALAAGAGLVTVAVPAPVRTEVAVHHPSAMVHGLPVDADGRLAPEAVEALPDLGGFDAVVAGPGLGHGPGAAAVVAHLRRGARRLVLDADGLNVHRDDPAALAEHAGALVLTPHERELARIGGGADGGDAWAHRVERVPDLARRYDATLVAKGPGTIVAAPDGAVWVTPNGGPALGSGGTGDVLAGMIGAAIAAAAPDAVPEAVARAVWWHAAAGVRAGEGRAARATAVDLLDAVPGVLGELA; translated from the coding sequence GTGAGCCTGCCGCCGCTGAGCGGGGTCGCGGCCGTCGTCGAGTCGACGGCGGACGTCGTGCCGCTGCTCGACGCGGCCGCGGCACGGGCCGGTGACCAGGCCGCCGTCGCCGCCGGTGACACGTGGTCCGGGCTGATGGAGCGTGCCGGTGGGCATCTCGCCCGCGGCGTGACCCGGCTCGCCGGGCGCGGGTACGGGCTGCGGGTCGTGATCCTGGTCGGCAAGGGCGACAACGGCGGAGACGGCTGGGTCGCCGCCCGCCGGCTGGCCGAGCGTGGTGCGCAGGCACGGGTCGTGTCCACCCACCCGGCCGACGAGCCGCTGTCGGACGCCTCCGCTTCGGCTCGTGACCGCTGGCTCGCCGCGGGTGGACGGGTCTCGTGGGAGCTCGCCGATCTCGCCCCGGCGCTGGCCCGCGCCGACGTCGCCGTCGACGCGCTGCTGGGCACCGGGGCGTCCGGTGCGCCCCGCGGCGCCGTCGGTGACGCGACGGCCGCCCTGCGGCGGGCCCGGGACGCCGGCGTCCCCGTGGTCGCGTGCGACGTGCCCTCCGGTGTCGGCGCCGACGACGGTGCCGCGCCCGACGGTGCCGTCGTCGCCGACCTGACCGTCACGTTCGGCGGCCTCAAGCGCGGTCTGCTGCTCCACCCGGGGGCCGCCCACGCCGGCCGGGTCGTGATCGGCGATCTGGGCCCCGGGTACGTGCCCCCGACCGGGACCTGGACGGCACTGAGCGCGCGGGGCGCGGCCCCGCCGCGCCTGGGAGCCGCAGCGGACAAGCGCGAGCGCGGCGTGGTGCTGGTCGTCGCCGGTGCCCTCGGCACCGCTGGCGCGGCCGCCCTGAGCAGTGCCGGCGCGCTGGCTGCCGGTGCCGGGCTCGTGACGGTCGCCGTGCCCGCACCGGTCCGCACCGAGGTCGCGGTCCACCACCCCTCGGCGATGGTGCACGGGCTGCCCGTCGACGCCGACGGACGACTCGCACCCGAGGCCGTCGAGGCGCTGCCCGACCTCGGCGGTTTCGACGCCGTGGTGGCCGGTCCGGGCCTCGGACACGGTCCGGGTGCGGCCGCCGTGGTGGCACACCTGCGGCGGGGCGCCCGGCGGCTGGTGCTCGACGCCGACGGCCTCAACGTCCACCGCGACGACCCTGCCGCGCTGGCCGAGCACGCGGGCGCGTTGGTGCTCACGCCCCACGAGCGGGAACTGGCCCGCATCGGTGGTGGAGCGGACGGCGGTGACGCCTGGGCACACCGCGTCGAGCGGGTGCCCGACCTCGCCCGGCGCTACGACGCCACGTTGGTGGCCAAGGGCCCCGGCACGATCGTCGCCGCCCCCGACGGTGCGGTGTGGGTCACTCCCAACGGCGGGCCGGCACTGGGCAGCGGCGGCACCGGTGACGTGCTGGCCGGGATGATCGGGGCCGCGATCGCCGCTGCCGCACCGGACGCCGTCCCCGAGGCGGTCGCCCGGGCGGTGTGGTGGCACGCCGCGGCCGGGGTCCGCGCCGGTGAGGGGCGCGCTGCGCGAGCCACCGCGGTGGACCTGCTCGACGCCGTCCCCGGGGTACTGGGCGAGCTCGCGTGA
- the alr gene encoding alanine racemase: MRAHRPTRIEVSTDAVRHNAARLAALAGTEVCAVVKADGYGHGAAAVARAALAGGASTLAVALVEEGLALRAAGIDAPVLVLAEPPVDALPTMVDAALTPTVYREATLDVLDRLGRQRGTPVGVHLKVDTGMGRVGVPEADWDARLRQAVAATGLRVEAVYTHLARADEPAADTTRDQLAVLERFLRRGASAGLPAGVRVHTANSAATLLHPAARRDLVRPGIALYGLSPAPDVDAAAFGLRPALRLVTEVSFAKRIPAGTAVSYGHRWVAPADGWLATLPLGYADGVPRALTNVGVVLIDGRRRPVAGTVCMDQLLVWCGDDEVAAGDEAVLIGTQGDEQVRVEEWAAHASTITYEIVTQLTARVPRVVDPPPTGRPDHPPT; encoded by the coding sequence GTGAGGGCCCACCGCCCGACCCGGATCGAGGTGTCCACCGACGCCGTCCGGCACAACGCGGCCCGACTGGCCGCCCTCGCCGGCACCGAGGTGTGCGCGGTGGTGAAGGCGGACGGGTACGGACACGGCGCGGCCGCGGTGGCCCGGGCCGCGCTGGCGGGCGGAGCGAGCACCCTCGCCGTCGCGCTGGTCGAGGAAGGCCTCGCCCTGCGGGCGGCGGGGATCGACGCGCCCGTGCTCGTGCTGGCCGAGCCGCCGGTCGACGCGCTGCCGACGATGGTGGACGCGGCGCTGACCCCGACCGTCTACCGCGAGGCGACGCTCGACGTGCTCGACCGGCTCGGCCGGCAGCGGGGCACCCCGGTCGGCGTCCACCTCAAGGTCGACACCGGCATGGGGCGCGTCGGCGTACCCGAGGCGGACTGGGACGCCCGTCTGCGACAGGCCGTTGCCGCCACGGGGCTCCGGGTCGAGGCCGTCTACACCCACCTGGCCCGGGCCGACGAACCCGCGGCCGACACGACCCGGGACCAGCTCGCCGTGCTCGAGCGCTTCCTGCGCCGGGGCGCGAGTGCCGGTCTGCCCGCCGGGGTGCGGGTGCACACGGCCAACAGCGCCGCGACCCTGCTGCACCCGGCCGCACGTCGCGACCTCGTGCGGCCGGGCATCGCGCTGTACGGGCTCTCGCCCGCACCCGACGTCGACGCCGCCGCGTTCGGGTTGCGTCCCGCGTTGCGCCTGGTCACCGAGGTGTCGTTCGCCAAGCGGATCCCGGCCGGCACGGCGGTGTCGTACGGGCACCGGTGGGTCGCGCCGGCCGACGGGTGGCTCGCGACGCTGCCGCTGGGCTATGCCGACGGCGTCCCCCGGGCGCTGACCAACGTCGGGGTGGTGCTCATCGATGGTCGTCGACGTCCCGTCGCGGGCACGGTCTGCATGGACCAGCTGTTGGTCTGGTGCGGCGACGACGAGGTGGCCGCCGGAGACGAGGCCGTCCTGATCGGCACCCAGGGCGACGAGCAGGTCCGGGTCGAGGAGTGGGCGGCACACGCGTCGACCATCACCTACGAGATCGTGACCCAGCTGACCGCTCGGGTGCCCCGGGTCGTCGACCCGCCGCCGACCGGCCGACCTGACCACCCGCCGACCTGA